From Solidesulfovibrio carbinoliphilus subsp. oakridgensis, the proteins below share one genomic window:
- a CDS encoding carbonic anhydrase yields the protein MKRFLAATATMAFLLAMCTAVLASSGGSEVSADEALSRLKEGNTRFVSQANVAPHQDAARRHETATGGQHPFATVLSCADSRAPVEVLFDQGVGDLFVVRVAGNVAATDEIGTIEYGAEHLGVPLVVVLAHTKCGAVTAVVKNEPVTENIGKLVAPIVPAVKGIKARFAASDVNEIISRSIEANMWQAISDIYAKSPMLKKMAADGKIKVVGALYDIDSGEVRWFGEHPSEGSLLDN from the coding sequence ATGAAACGGTTTCTTGCGGCCACGGCCACCATGGCGTTTTTGCTGGCGATGTGCACAGCGGTCCTGGCCTCTTCCGGCGGTTCGGAAGTGAGCGCCGACGAGGCCCTGTCCCGGCTCAAGGAAGGCAACACGCGGTTCGTGTCCCAGGCCAACGTCGCGCCGCATCAGGACGCCGCCCGTCGGCATGAAACCGCCACCGGCGGACAGCACCCGTTTGCCACGGTCCTGTCCTGCGCCGATTCCCGGGCCCCGGTCGAGGTCCTCTTCGACCAGGGCGTGGGCGACCTTTTCGTGGTCCGCGTGGCCGGCAACGTGGCCGCCACCGACGAGATCGGCACCATCGAGTACGGGGCCGAGCACCTCGGCGTGCCGTTGGTGGTGGTTCTGGCCCACACCAAATGCGGGGCGGTCACGGCGGTGGTCAAAAACGAGCCCGTCACCGAGAACATCGGCAAGCTGGTGGCCCCCATCGTGCCGGCGGTCAAGGGCATCAAGGCCCGTTTCGCCGCTTCGGACGTCAACGAGATCATCAGCCGGTCCATCGAGGCCAACATGTGGCAGGCCATCAGCGACATCTACGCCAAAAGCCCGATGCTCAAAAAGATGGCGGCCGACGGCAAGATCAAGGTCGTGGGCGCCCTCTACGACATCGACTCCGGCGAAGTGCGCTGGTTCGGCGAGCACCCGTCCGAAGGCTCCCTGCTCGACAATTAA
- a CDS encoding fused MFS/spermidine synthase — MLEIVVFCCGAAVMVLEIVGARILAPFLGTSIVVWTGLIGVILGSLAVGYWQGGRLADRRPTARTLSGIIALSAVLVASTAATRMPLLDFLATQASGPRLAVIAATLLLFAPSAALLGMVAPFAVRLSLRDTATSGSTAGRLYALSTCGSIVGTFAAGFFLVATLGSTAILIVVAAFLLGLAFLASRADGKAKAAAGLVIALCGLGLLANGRSLAAAGVRDVDTAYGRVLVYDGLHPESGRPIRVMTTGPARYQSAMYLDAPDALALPYVRFFDLARTLVPDARRVLVLGGGGYSFPRHILATRPGTEVTVVELDPGITALARQYFGLADTPGLSIIHEDARTFINRETGPYDLIYLDAFGTDYAPPFHLVTREAAARLAAKLAPGGAVVVNSIAAAEGKNGRFPRSLAATFATAFAEVAVYPLGGEGRASEEQNVMLVARAESWPPAVPADAEARSFLAARLENPAGDDGMVLTDDFAPVEWMCLGSWREAS; from the coding sequence ATGCTTGAAATCGTGGTTTTCTGCTGCGGCGCGGCGGTCATGGTCCTGGAGATCGTCGGGGCCCGCATTCTGGCCCCGTTCCTCGGCACCTCCATCGTGGTCTGGACCGGGCTTATCGGGGTCATCCTGGGGAGCCTCGCCGTCGGCTACTGGCAGGGCGGCCGGCTGGCCGACCGGCGGCCCACGGCCCGGACCCTGTCCGGCATCATCGCCCTGTCCGCCGTGCTGGTCGCGTCCACGGCCGCAACCCGGATGCCGCTGCTCGATTTCCTGGCCACCCAGGCCTCCGGCCCCCGCCTGGCCGTCATCGCCGCCACGCTGCTCCTTTTCGCCCCGTCCGCCGCCCTGCTCGGCATGGTCGCCCCCTTTGCCGTCCGCCTGTCCCTGCGCGACACCGCCACCTCTGGATCCACGGCCGGCCGGCTGTATGCCTTGTCCACCTGCGGCAGCATCGTCGGCACCTTTGCCGCCGGATTTTTCCTGGTCGCCACCCTGGGCTCCACGGCCATCCTCATCGTGGTGGCCGCCTTCCTGCTCGGCTTGGCTTTCCTGGCCTCGCGGGCCGACGGCAAGGCCAAGGCCGCCGCGGGCCTCGTCATCGCCCTTTGCGGCCTGGGGCTCCTGGCCAACGGCCGATCCCTGGCCGCAGCCGGCGTGCGCGACGTGGACACGGCCTACGGCCGGGTGCTGGTCTACGACGGGCTCCATCCCGAATCCGGCCGCCCCATCCGGGTCATGACCACCGGTCCGGCCCGCTACCAGTCGGCCATGTACCTCGACGCCCCGGACGCCCTGGCCCTGCCCTACGTCCGGTTCTTCGACCTGGCCCGCACCCTGGTCCCGGACGCCCGGCGGGTGCTGGTCCTTGGCGGCGGCGGCTACTCCTTCCCCCGCCACATCCTGGCCACGCGGCCCGGGACCGAGGTCACGGTGGTGGAACTCGATCCCGGCATCACGGCCCTGGCCCGCCAATATTTCGGCCTGGCGGACACCCCGGGCCTCTCCATCATCCACGAGGACGCCCGGACGTTCATCAATCGGGAGACAGGTCCCTACGATCTGATCTACCTGGACGCCTTCGGCACGGACTACGCGCCGCCGTTCCATCTGGTGACCCGGGAGGCGGCGGCCCGGCTGGCGGCCAAACTGGCCCCGGGCGGGGCGGTGGTGGTCAACTCCATTGCCGCGGCCGAAGGAAAGAACGGACGGTTCCCCCGCTCCCTGGCCGCCACCTTCGCCACGGCCTTTGCCGAGGTGGCCGTCTATCCCTTGGGAGGCGAAGGGCGCGCGTCCGAGGAGCAGAACGTGATGCTGGTGGCCCGGGCCGAGAGCTGGCCCCCGGCCGTGCCGGCGGACGCCGAGGCGCGGAGTTTTCTGGCGGCCCGCCTGGAAAATCCGGCCGGGGATGACGGCATGGTCTTGACCGACGACTTCGCCCCGGTGGAATGGATGTGCCTCGGCTCCTGGCGCGAAGCGTCCTGA
- a CDS encoding exodeoxyribonuclease III, giving the protein MILMSWNVNGLRAVVQKGFWEWLSGSGADVVGIQESKLQTGHEADFGHTGGYKTVWLSSTVKKGYSGVGCLYRVEPRSIGLDLPDAAWCGEGRLIQMEFNDFYFFNVYFPNGGRGPERLAYKLGYYEAFLAHAEALRRKKPIVVCGDFNTAHTALDLKNAKANEKTSGFLPEERAWLDGFVAAGYVDTFRMFEKEGGHYSWWDYRFKARDRNVGWRIDYFFVSEELRPRVKRAWIDNTVFGSDHCPVGLEIDAS; this is encoded by the coding sequence ATGATTTTAATGAGCTGGAATGTCAACGGCCTGCGGGCCGTGGTGCAGAAAGGGTTCTGGGAGTGGTTGTCCGGCAGTGGCGCGGACGTGGTCGGCATCCAGGAGTCCAAGCTCCAGACCGGGCACGAGGCGGACTTCGGCCACACGGGCGGCTACAAGACGGTCTGGCTCAGTTCCACGGTCAAAAAAGGCTATTCCGGCGTGGGCTGCCTCTACCGGGTGGAACCCCGAAGCATCGGCCTGGACCTGCCCGACGCGGCCTGGTGCGGCGAGGGTCGGCTCATCCAAATGGAATTCAACGACTTCTACTTTTTCAACGTCTATTTCCCCAACGGCGGCCGGGGACCGGAGCGGCTGGCCTACAAGCTCGGCTATTACGAGGCCTTTCTGGCCCATGCCGAGGCGCTGCGCCGCAAAAAGCCCATCGTGGTCTGCGGCGATTTCAACACCGCCCACACCGCCCTGGACCTCAAAAACGCCAAGGCCAACGAAAAGACGTCCGGCTTTCTGCCCGAGGAGCGGGCCTGGCTCGACGGGTTCGTGGCCGCCGGCTATGTGGACACTTTCCGGATGTTCGAGAAGGAAGGCGGGCACTATTCCTGGTGGGACTACCGGTTCAAGGCCCGGGATCGCAACGTCGGGTGGCGCATCGACTATTTCTTCGTGTCCGAGGAACTGCGACCCAGGGTCAAGCGGGCCTGGATCGACAATACCGTCTTTGGTTCGGACCACTGCCCGGTGGGGCTTGAGATCGACGCCTCCTAA
- a CDS encoding response regulator, translated as MLVVNVIDIAFYRAFLSKIYLTLGVEYAFALPGEGGFVFPLAEPAPDAVLIQDSYMSLGQAELLERIRESGAASGRRIPILCLQPFEEAAAEGRPEFLADQPDVIPVHRLNLASVLRELKDGLLHPAAPTTGRAILFVDAGKTLLHVVRAALSPAGFQVVAAHSAEEALALCRSQSFELVLTSVLLPRLSGLDLCRRLKEENPGRYLPVVILSSSDNALDVETAFNCGADDYLLKSFTPDMLAAKVSEHLDLAERKRHNKILVADDNKLIRELLRHSFIKSGHCVLTAENGQEALELAMAERPDVVVTDIEMPEMDGYALCERLRDQPELRNTLVVIMSGRNRPGDIRRGERLGVSRYFVKPFDVEKMQLVVEQLLAESYRHLKKEHEHVLASMSALITALEARDEYTKGHTARVSRMAMRLGRAMGLADRELRELEIAANLHDIGKIGVRDAVLLKPGRLTGEEYAKIQEHAIIGAEILRPIVSLSPVLPLILLHHERWDGLGYPTAIVGTDIPLGARIISIADAYDAMTTDRPYRRGMALEKALGIIGEEAGRQFCPTCARAFLQMMERGEETAPVAEENGITQ; from the coding sequence ATGCTCGTTGTCAATGTCATCGACATTGCGTTTTATCGGGCCTTTTTGTCCAAGATCTACCTGACTCTGGGGGTGGAATACGCCTTCGCCCTGCCCGGCGAAGGGGGCTTTGTCTTTCCCTTGGCCGAGCCCGCGCCGGACGCGGTCCTGATCCAGGATTCGTACATGAGCCTTGGTCAGGCCGAACTGCTGGAGCGCATCCGGGAATCCGGCGCGGCCTCGGGCCGGCGGATCCCCATCCTGTGCCTGCAGCCGTTCGAGGAGGCCGCGGCCGAAGGCCGGCCGGAGTTCCTGGCCGACCAGCCGGACGTCATTCCCGTCCACCGGCTGAACCTGGCTTCGGTCCTGCGGGAGCTCAAGGACGGGTTGCTCCATCCCGCCGCGCCGACGACCGGGCGGGCCATCCTTTTCGTCGATGCCGGCAAGACGCTCCTGCACGTCGTCAGGGCGGCCCTGTCCCCGGCGGGATTCCAGGTGGTGGCCGCGCACAGCGCCGAGGAGGCCCTGGCCCTTTGCCGCAGCCAGTCCTTCGAGCTGGTCCTGACGAGCGTGCTGTTGCCTCGCCTTTCCGGCCTGGACCTGTGCCGCCGCCTCAAGGAGGAGAACCCCGGCCGCTACCTGCCGGTGGTCATCCTGTCGAGCAGCGACAACGCCCTGGATGTGGAAACGGCGTTTAACTGCGGGGCCGACGACTATCTTCTCAAATCGTTCACCCCGGACATGCTGGCGGCCAAGGTGTCGGAGCATCTGGATCTGGCCGAGCGCAAGCGCCACAACAAGATTCTGGTCGCCGACGACAACAAGCTTATCCGGGAGCTGTTGCGCCACAGTTTCATCAAAAGCGGCCACTGCGTGCTGACGGCCGAAAACGGGCAGGAGGCGCTGGAGCTGGCCATGGCCGAGCGGCCGGACGTGGTGGTGACGGACATCGAGATGCCGGAGATGGACGGCTACGCCCTGTGCGAGCGGCTGCGCGACCAGCCCGAACTGCGCAACACCCTGGTGGTGATCATGAGCGGCCGCAACCGGCCGGGCGACATCCGGCGCGGCGAGCGCCTGGGCGTCTCCCGGTATTTCGTCAAACCCTTTGACGTGGAAAAGATGCAGCTCGTGGTGGAGCAGCTGTTGGCCGAGAGCTACCGGCATCTCAAAAAAGAGCACGAGCACGTCCTGGCCAGCATGTCGGCCCTCATCACCGCCCTGGAGGCCCGTGACGAATACACCAAGGGCCATACGGCCCGGGTGTCGCGCATGGCCATGCGGCTTGGCCGGGCCATGGGGCTGGCCGACCGGGAACTCCGGGAACTCGAGATCGCGGCCAACCTGCACGACATCGGCAAGATCGGCGTGCGCGACGCGGTGCTCCTCAAGCCCGGCCGTCTGACCGGCGAGGAATACGCCAAGATCCAGGAGCACGCCATCATCGGCGCGGAAATCCTGCGGCCCATCGTCTCCCTGTCGCCGGTTTTGCCGCTCATTCTTTTGCACCACGAGCGGTGGGACGGGCTCGGCTACCCCACGGCCATCGTGGGCACGGACATTCCCCTTGGCGCGCGCATCATCTCCATTGCCGACGCCTACGACGCCATGACCACCGACCGTCCCTACCGGCGCGGCATGGCGCTCGAGAAAGCCCTTGGCATCATCGGCGAAGAGGCCGGCCGGCAGTTCTGCCCCACCTGCGCCAGGGCGTTTTTGCAGATGATGGAACGGGGCGAGGAAACCGCGCCTGTCGCGGAGGAAAACGGGATCACGCAATGA
- a CDS encoding metallophosphoesterase family protein, with translation MAEGTYWIGIGDVHDDIAALGRIPGLGDAAGVVVSGDLTIRGGAASAKLVLEAVRRRNPVVMAQIGNMDTGAVDAYLTAEGVNLHATGRVMPQGVGFFGCGWSTPTPFHTPSEAGEERVAAWLEAAHAVVAHCPHLVMVCHTPPFGTAADVVGSGAHVGSQAVRDFISRVQPAICLTGHIHEARSIDSLGRTVIVNPGALADGGYARITLGPGGLAASLLTV, from the coding sequence ATGGCCGAAGGGACCTATTGGATCGGTATCGGAGACGTGCACGACGACATCGCGGCCCTGGGCCGCATCCCGGGCCTTGGCGACGCGGCCGGGGTGGTGGTCAGCGGCGACCTGACCATCCGGGGCGGCGCGGCCTCGGCCAAGCTGGTCCTCGAGGCCGTGCGTCGGCGAAACCCGGTGGTCATGGCCCAGATCGGCAACATGGATACCGGCGCCGTGGACGCCTACCTCACGGCCGAAGGCGTCAACCTCCACGCCACCGGCCGGGTCATGCCCCAGGGCGTCGGGTTTTTCGGCTGCGGCTGGTCTACGCCGACGCCGTTTCACACGCCAAGCGAGGCTGGCGAGGAGAGGGTCGCGGCCTGGCTCGAAGCCGCCCATGCCGTGGTGGCCCACTGTCCGCACCTGGTCATGGTCTGCCATACCCCGCCCTTTGGCACCGCCGCCGACGTGGTCGGCTCCGGGGCCCATGTCGGCAGCCAGGCCGTGCGGGATTTCATTTCCCGGGTCCAGCCGGCGATCTGCCTGACCGGCCACATCCACGAGGCCCGGTCCATCGACTCCCTGGGCCGGACCGTGATTGTCAATCCCGGAGCCCTGGCCGACGGCGGCTATGCCCGCATCACCCTGGGTCCGGGCGGCCTTGCGGCCAGCCTCCTGACCGTCTGA
- a CDS encoding 5-formyltetrahydrofolate cyclo-ligase, translating to MQPYQISDTGKDALRREMRRRREALAPAFVATASAAVAARVAALPRFATAREVLAYLPVRNEVDAGLLAERVLASGRRLLLPRCRPDAPGQLDLGCVADLADAVPGRFGILEPRPELCVLPEAFAPDLILVPGLAFDAQGLRLGQGGGYYDRLLALPMAAGALTVGLAYAFQMVSRLPAEPWDRSVDLVATEQQTHWFSK from the coding sequence ATGCAACCATATCAGATATCAGATACCGGCAAGGACGCACTGCGCCGGGAGATGCGGCGCCGCCGGGAGGCCCTTGCCCCGGCCTTCGTGGCCACGGCCAGCGCGGCCGTGGCCGCACGGGTGGCCGCCCTGCCGCGTTTTGCCACGGCCCGCGAGGTCCTGGCCTATCTTCCCGTGCGAAACGAGGTCGATGCCGGCCTCCTGGCCGAGAGGGTCCTCGCCTCCGGCCGCCGGCTCCTTTTGCCCCGGTGCCGGCCGGACGCGCCGGGCCAGCTCGATCTCGGCTGCGTGGCCGACCTGGCAGACGCCGTGCCCGGCCGTTTCGGCATCCTCGAACCCCGGCCGGAGTTGTGCGTCCTGCCCGAGGCCTTCGCCCCGGACTTGATCCTGGTGCCGGGCCTGGCCTTTGACGCCCAGGGCCTGCGCCTTGGCCAGGGCGGCGGCTATTACGACCGGCTGCTCGCCCTGCCCATGGCGGCCGGGGCCTTGACCGTGGGCCTGGCCTACGCCTTCCAGATGGTGTCGCGCCTGCCGGCCGAGCCGTGGGACAGGTCCGTGGATCTGGTCGCAACTGAACAACAAACACACTGGTTTTCCAAATGA
- a CDS encoding polyphenol oxidase family protein, with translation MNYIPFAFPGLPGVGCAFGHGPDTAAFTGAADPAAVIATRRGLKEELDFSIWHSLKQVHGVHMIMEPEFDTLERPSIEAGDGMAESRPGRALAIKTADCQPVLLAHESGKFIAALHVGWRGNVADFCGRGVRSFCVRYGLDPRELLAVRGPSLGPGESEFTAFESEFGEAFRPYYDHRSRKVDLWRLTRDQLVAVGLDRDRIFSLDLCTKSLPAFFSYRRDKTAGRQASLIWIKEG, from the coding sequence ATGAATTACATTCCCTTTGCGTTTCCGGGACTGCCCGGCGTCGGCTGCGCCTTTGGCCATGGACCGGACACGGCCGCCTTTACCGGCGCGGCCGACCCGGCTGCGGTCATCGCCACCCGCCGCGGCCTGAAAGAGGAACTCGACTTTTCGATCTGGCATTCGCTCAAGCAGGTGCACGGGGTGCACATGATCATGGAGCCGGAATTCGATACCCTGGAACGGCCGAGCATCGAGGCCGGCGACGGCATGGCCGAGAGCCGGCCCGGCCGGGCCCTGGCCATCAAGACCGCCGACTGCCAGCCGGTGCTCCTGGCCCACGAGTCAGGCAAGTTCATCGCCGCCCTGCACGTCGGCTGGCGGGGCAACGTGGCCGATTTCTGCGGCCGGGGGGTGCGGTCGTTTTGTGTGCGCTACGGCCTCGATCCCCGCGAACTCCTGGCCGTGCGCGGACCGAGCCTCGGACCCGGCGAATCGGAGTTCACCGCCTTCGAGAGCGAATTCGGCGAAGCCTTTCGTCCCTACTACGACCACCGCAGCCGCAAGGTCGACCTGTGGCGGCTCACCCGCGACCAACTCGTCGCCGTCGGGCTCGACCGGGACCGGATTTTCAGCCTGGATCTTTGCACCAAAAGCCTGCCCGCCTTTTTCTCCTACCGGCGCGACAAGACGGCCGGCCGCCAGGCCAGCCTCATTTGGATCAAGGAAGGGTAA
- a CDS encoding HD domain-containing phosphohydrolase — MTADTTVEPVKPRVLVVEDEAVVAMDVRHRLGRLGYDVCGLADTGEQAVNLVGQLVPDLVLMDIMLAGDMDGVDAAARIHDGFGAPVVFLTAHSDTQTLKRAGSVSPYGYIVKPFEDRELNTALEIALYKSRTERQLVENERWMSITLENLGEGVITADPEGRVRFCNPVAANLLGLAAGDMLGRDLDGVYRARKDPAAGDGAEEAAGREHARLCRTDGRIIPVEQTRSPILDGQGRRLGMVLVFRDVSRRQQVEKALQESVDRLRRTLEETVNALTVTSEKRDPFTAGHQERVSRLAFALAGELGFSAEEREGVRVAGLVHDIGKIHVPSEILAKPDVLSEMEMGIVRDHSLVGYEILRDIPFPWPVARMVLEHHERQDGSGYPSGLSGEAMLFGSRILAVADVVEAMNSHRPYRASHGLERSLAELADGRGTRYDPDVVDACLLLFKTCSFHF, encoded by the coding sequence ATGACGGCTGATACGACGGTCGAGCCGGTGAAACCCCGGGTCTTGGTCGTCGAGGACGAGGCCGTGGTGGCCATGGACGTGCGCCACCGCCTCGGCCGGCTCGGGTACGACGTCTGCGGTCTGGCCGACACCGGCGAACAGGCCGTGAATCTGGTCGGGCAACTGGTTCCGGACCTCGTGCTCATGGACATCATGCTGGCCGGGGACATGGACGGCGTGGACGCCGCGGCCCGCATCCACGACGGTTTCGGCGCGCCGGTCGTCTTCCTGACCGCCCATTCCGACACCCAGACCCTGAAGCGGGCCGGGTCCGTTTCCCCCTACGGGTATATCGTCAAACCGTTCGAGGATCGTGAACTCAACACGGCCTTGGAGATTGCCCTTTACAAGTCCCGCACGGAGCGGCAACTGGTGGAAAACGAACGTTGGATGTCCATCACCCTCGAAAACCTTGGCGAGGGTGTCATTACCGCCGACCCGGAAGGGCGCGTGCGCTTCTGCAATCCCGTGGCCGCAAACCTGCTCGGCCTGGCCGCCGGCGACATGCTCGGCCGCGATCTTGACGGCGTGTACCGGGCACGAAAGGATCCCGCTGCCGGGGACGGAGCGGAGGAGGCCGCCGGCCGGGAGCATGCCCGCCTGTGCCGCACGGACGGCCGCATCATTCCCGTGGAGCAGACCCGGTCGCCCATCCTCGACGGCCAGGGGCGACGCCTCGGCATGGTGCTGGTCTTCCGGGACGTCAGCCGCCGCCAGCAGGTGGAAAAGGCCTTGCAGGAGTCCGTGGACAGGCTGCGCCGCACCCTGGAGGAAACGGTCAACGCGCTGACCGTGACGTCGGAAAAACGCGATCCCTTCACGGCCGGCCACCAGGAGCGGGTGTCGCGCCTGGCCTTCGCCCTGGCCGGGGAGCTGGGATTTTCGGCCGAGGAGCGGGAAGGGGTGCGCGTGGCCGGACTCGTCCACGACATCGGCAAAATCCACGTGCCCTCGGAAATCCTGGCCAAGCCCGACGTTCTTTCGGAGATGGAAATGGGCATCGTCCGGGACCACAGCCTCGTCGGATACGAAATTCTCCGGGACATTCCCTTTCCCTGGCCCGTGGCCCGCATGGTCCTCGAGCACCACGAGCGCCAGGACGGTTCGGGCTATCCGTCGGGCCTCTCCGGCGAGGCCATGCTTTTCGGTTCGCGCATCCTGGCCGTGGCCGACGTGGTCGAGGCCATGAATTCCCACCGGCCTTACCGGGCCTCCCATGGCCTCGAACGGTCGCTGGCGGAACTGGCCGACGGCCGGGGGACGCGCTACGATCCCGACGTGGTGGACGCCTGCCTGCTCCTTTTCAAGACTTGCTCCTTCCACTTCTAG
- a CDS encoding TIGR01777 family oxidoreductase has translation MRVIIAGGSGFIGQALCRSLVRDGIEVMVLSRSGPGRRAGPGVTFVPYDGRSGEGWFHLLDGALALVNLAGANIASGYWTEARKKSILESRLRAGRAVMDALSRTSARPAVLIQGSATGYYGDRGGVPTDEEAPAGTGFLAEVASRWEASTEKAEALGLRRVVVRTAVVLGPGGGALPRMLAPYRFFIGGPLGTGRQYFPWIHLDDEVAAIRFLIERPEAAGPYNLAAPGAVTQEELAVAIGRALGRPHFLRAPETALRLLLGEMAQELFLNGVRAVPARLAELGFSFRFGTIAAALADILQPRRSAHDG, from the coding sequence ATGCGGGTAATCATTGCCGGCGGTTCGGGATTCATCGGTCAGGCGCTTTGCCGGTCCCTGGTCCGGGACGGCATCGAGGTCATGGTCCTTTCCCGCTCCGGCCCGGGCCGGCGGGCGGGGCCCGGCGTCACCTTCGTTCCCTATGACGGGCGCAGCGGGGAAGGCTGGTTCCATCTGCTGGACGGGGCCCTGGCCCTGGTCAATCTGGCCGGCGCGAACATCGCTTCCGGCTACTGGACCGAGGCCCGCAAAAAAAGCATCCTCGAAAGCCGGCTTCGGGCCGGGCGGGCGGTCATGGACGCCCTTTCGCGGACGTCGGCCCGGCCGGCCGTTCTCATCCAGGGGTCGGCCACGGGCTATTACGGCGACCGGGGAGGGGTTCCCACCGACGAGGAGGCCCCGGCCGGCACAGGATTCCTGGCCGAGGTGGCCAGCCGCTGGGAAGCTTCCACGGAAAAGGCCGAGGCCCTTGGCCTGCGTCGGGTGGTGGTGCGCACGGCGGTGGTCCTTGGGCCGGGCGGCGGGGCCCTGCCCCGGATGCTCGCGCCCTATCGGTTTTTCATCGGCGGCCCCCTTGGGACCGGGCGGCAGTATTTCCCCTGGATCCACCTGGACGACGAAGTGGCGGCCATCCGGTTCCTGATCGAACGGCCCGAGGCGGCCGGACCCTACAATCTGGCCGCGCCCGGGGCCGTCACCCAGGAAGAACTGGCCGTGGCCATCGGCCGGGCCCTGGGCCGGCCGCATTTTCTGCGCGCCCCCGAGACCGCCCTGCGGCTGCTCCTTGGGGAAATGGCCCAGGAGCTCTTTTTAAACGGCGTGCGGGCCGTGCCCGCTCGCCTTGCGGAACTCGGTTTCTCCTTTCGATTCGGGACGATCGCCGCCGCCCTGGCCGACATCCTCCAGCCAAGGCGGTCCGCCCATGACGGCTGA
- a CDS encoding DUF4390 domain-containing protein has product MPFPKSSPQGVRRRAAWLALAFFATVWCARPAFAQELLLSNLVLNNFEGKIRVRFGVEPTGLDRIRQVLVAGERLSLVCVARLAVKRDYVWNREVSGAKWESEVRRLKGGDFVVSLPGQGSMADKDLSALFRKAWNEILVDLGSWDRLERGQTYVLTLELTLVRQDVSPWLKKGLFFWPFDAAPPVSYQLDFTY; this is encoded by the coding sequence ATGCCGTTTCCTAAATCCTCGCCCCAAGGCGTCCGGCGACGCGCCGCCTGGCTGGCCTTGGCCTTTTTTGCGACGGTCTGGTGCGCGCGGCCGGCTTTTGCCCAGGAACTGCTTTTAAGCAACCTGGTGCTCAACAACTTCGAGGGCAAGATCCGGGTCCGCTTCGGCGTGGAGCCGACCGGGCTCGACCGCATCCGGCAAGTGCTCGTGGCCGGGGAGCGGCTGTCGCTCGTCTGCGTGGCCCGGCTGGCCGTCAAGCGGGACTACGTCTGGAACCGGGAAGTCAGCGGGGCGAAGTGGGAAAGCGAGGTCAGGCGGCTTAAGGGCGGCGACTTCGTGGTGTCGCTTCCCGGCCAGGGGTCCATGGCCGACAAGGATCTGTCCGCGCTTTTTCGCAAGGCCTGGAACGAGATCCTGGTGGATCTCGGCTCCTGGGACCGCCTGGAGCGGGGGCAGACGTATGTCCTCACCCTCGAACTGACCCTGGTGCGCCAGGACGTCTCGCCCTGGCTCAAAAAGGGTCTTTTCTTCTGGCCTTTCGACGCCGCCCCCCCGGTTTCCTACCAACTCGATTTCACCTACTGA
- a CDS encoding 23S rRNA (pseudouridine(1915)-N(3))-methyltransferase RlmH, with protein MKPVRLLVVGAAKAPWFRDAAAHYLMALRRYLPAEEVVVRDGKASEAARRKTEEGKALLGKIGARDFLVVLDEGGTSLTSRALAGRLRTMVEDPGRSPSFVVGGAFGLSPEVLARADMTLALGPGTLPHELARVVLYEQLYRAAAINAGAPYHH; from the coding sequence ATGAAACCCGTTCGCCTTCTCGTCGTCGGGGCCGCCAAGGCCCCCTGGTTCCGGGACGCCGCAGCCCATTACCTCATGGCCCTTCGGCGCTACCTGCCGGCCGAAGAGGTGGTCGTGCGCGACGGCAAGGCCTCCGAGGCCGCCCGCCGCAAAACCGAGGAGGGCAAGGCCCTGCTCGGAAAAATCGGTGCCCGCGACTTTCTGGTGGTCCTTGACGAGGGCGGCACCTCGCTCACTTCCCGGGCCCTGGCCGGCCGGCTGCGGACCATGGTCGAGGACCCGGGCCGGTCCCCCTCGTTCGTGGTCGGCGGCGCCTTCGGCCTTTCCCCCGAGGTCCTGGCCCGGGCCGACATGACGCTGGCCCTCGGTCCCGGCACCCTGCCCCACGAACTGGCCCGGGTGGTTCTGTACGAACAGCTCTACCGGGCGGCGGCCATCAACGCCGGGGCCCCCTATCACCATTAA